GtagggcggggggcgccgggccgggccgggggagcggcggcggcggcggcggcggggggagggggagggagggagggagggaggggacgggacggcgacgggacgggacGAGACgagtggggccggggcggcggtggcggggcgagcggggccggggggctgcgggtcggggcggggggcggcggcaggcggcgggagccgggccgggggctgACGCCGCCGCGTCTCCGCAGACCGCCACGCTGCGCCCGTACCTGAACGCGGTGCGCGCCACGCTGCAGGCCGCGCTGTGCCTGGAGAACTTCTCCTCGCAGGTGGTGGAGCGGCACAACAAGCCCGAGGTGGAAGTCAGGTACGGGGGCGGGCAGCGGTGGAGCTCTGCTCCGGCCGGGCTGCCCGCCCTGGGGGCCGCTGGCCGGTCCCTGCCGGTTCGCTGGGCAGCACGGGTGCAGCCGGGCAGGCCTCCGCACCCAGCGGCTGCCGCCCCTTAGTCACCGGGGCTGGCGCCGGCAGGGAGCCGAGGAActgcggggaggagggggatCTAGCTTGGGATCTGCCGCGGGGATGGACGCCTCCAGGAGGCAGAAGGCGTCGTGTAGCAGCATGAAGCAAAACCTCCACGTCTCCGTGATCCCTGCGGCTCCCCGCTTGCGCCTTCCCCATCCCCATTTCTGACCAGTAAACGCTTCCTTCCGAGTCAGTCCTGCCCTTCCTCTGCCCGCAggagcagcaaagagctgctgttGCAGCCGGTGATCATCAGCAGGAACGAGAAGGAGAAGGTCCTCATCGAGGGCTCCATCAACTCCGTGCGCGTCAGCATCGCGGTGAAGCAGGTGAGGTGGGGGGTGCGGGCAGCGGGCTAGCAGCTCACGCCTGGCGCGGGGGAAGCCTCACTTCCCTTTCCTCTCCGCAGGCCGATGAGATCGAGAAGATCTTGTGCCACAAATTCATGCGGTTCATGATGATGAGGGCTGAGAACTTCTTCATCCTGCGCAGGAAGCCCGTGGAGGTGAGGTGAcagggagggggcagagcagTTCCCGGCTCCGCTCCTGGNNNNNNNNNNNNNNNNNNNNNNNNNNNNNNNNNNNNNNNNNNNNNNNNNNNNNNNNNNNNNNNNNNNNNNNNNNNNNNNNNNNNNNNNNNNNNNNNNNNNACGAGGCCAGAGCACTCCCTGTGGGACATGGCAGCTctgagccccgggggggggggggggggggggggggggggagggctggcACCCCCTGAACcacccccccggcaccccccaaCCATACCTGGCGGGAGCCTTCACCACGTGGAGCTCGGCGGGGAGGCCCAGGCGCCGTCTCAGCGCCGGCAGCAGTGCCACCAGGCTCAGCTCTCCAGGGCGCCCTGGGAAGGGGGCGTCAGCACCTGCTGggacacccccaccaccaccccaccccccccccagttttgcaCTCACCCAGGACGGGCAGGCCGGGGGGCTTGCTCAGCGCCAGCAGGGCTCCTGGCGAGGGGACGCCTGGTCAGgatgcggccccccccccgcacccccgccccccccccccccccccccccccccccccccccccgtacctTCCCGGTGCACCACGGaggcctccagcagccccagcgtCTCCTCAGGGCCCAGCCGCCCCCACCTGCGGGGGGTGGAGTGGGCTGGGGGCACGAgtgggacaccccccccgcccctggccactccccctgccctgcgtgtTCCCACAGCCCCACCCCTCCATggccgacccccccccccccaacgcgTGTACCCCCAAATCTGATCGCACCCCCACGCGCGCCCCTGCACCCACAGCCACTCTGCACCCACACGTGCACCCCCcgcgctcccccagcccctgcgtTCGCGCATGTGCCCCCCCAACGTGTGTCCCCACGCCCACACGCACCCCGTAACCTCTGCGCCCACGCGTGTGCACCCCCAGGGGTGCCCCCCAGCCACAGCTCCCTGCCCACACGTGCCCCcgcgcgcgcccccccccccccgcaaccccGCGCCCTCgcgtggcccccccccccctccgcgcgcgccccgcg
The genomic region above belongs to Aptenodytes patagonicus chromosome 8, bAptPat1.pri.cur, whole genome shotgun sequence and contains:
- the ARPC4 gene encoding actin-related protein 2/3 complex subunit 4 (The sequence of the model RefSeq protein was modified relative to this genomic sequence to represent the inferred CDS: added 177 bases not found in genome assembly) translates to MTATLRPYLNAVRATLQAALCLENFSSQVVERHNKPEVEVRSSKELLLQPVIISRNEKEKVLIEGSINSVRVSIAVKQADEIEKILCHKFMRFMMMRAENFFILRRKPVEGYDISFLITNFHTEQMYKHKLVDFVIHFMEEIDKEISEMKLSVNARARIVAEEFLKNF